The sequence GGACCGAGGGTTGCGGGCAGTGAAAATGAAACGAAAGCGCGCGAGTACATCATCGATGAGCTGGAAAAGTTGGACCTAAAGGTTGAAGAGCAAAAATTCAGTTATACAAAAGGGGAGTCCGCCAATGTCATTGCTGTAAAAGATAACAAGCATACAGACAAACAAATCATTGTTGGCGCGCACTATGATTCGGTTAGTAATGGAAAAGGCGCTGATGACAATGCTTCAAGTGTCGGGGTCATTCTCGAAACGGCAAAGGCACTGGAAAAGCGTAATCTCGCCTATGATATTAAATATGTCTTTTTTGGTGCAGAAGAAGTAGGGTTACGGGGATCAAACTATTATGCCAACAATATGTCTACAGAAGAAATCGATAACACCATCGGGATGATCAATCTTGATAGTTTACTAGCTGGCGACAAAGTCTATGTTTATGGTGGAGCTGGGGAAGATGGATGGATCCGTGACTTAGCACTTGATATTGCTAATAAAAAGAA is a genomic window of Niallia sp. XMNu-256 containing:
- a CDS encoding M20/M25/M40 family metallo-hydrolase, which encodes MNAKMVKRSIIAGVFTFSALFAAGSVTAAPKKFAGELAYQHVQYLTEEIGPRVAGSENETKAREYIIDELEKLDLKVEEQKFSYTKGESANVIAVKDNKHTDKQIIVGAHYDSVSNGKGADDNASSVGVILETAKALEKRNLAYDIKYVFFGAEEVGLRGSNYYANNMSTEEIDNTIGMINLDSLLAGDKVYVYGGAGEDGWIRDLALDIANKKNIPLETNPGINPEYPEGTSGDWSDHAPFKAKGITIAYFEATNWGLGDLDGYTQTEKHGGIWHTQNDHLEFLDREFPGRVQEHLNHFTNMLTWVLADIKKEL